The Candidatus Poribacteria bacterium sequence GGGGCTCCGAAGCACCTTGCCGTAGAGCATCCCGCCGAGATGGATGTCCGCTCCGTAAGCGGCGACACCCGTCACCTTGTCCGTGCCGTCGTGGCGAATGGGTCGGGTTCCGACGACCCGGAACTGCTTCTGTTCTGCCATGGGCTAAGCCTCCTGTCGCATCACGGCGGCGGCGTCGAGTACGGCGCGCACGATCTTGTCGTAGCCCGTGCATCGGCACAGGTTCCCCGCCAGTCCGAGTCGGACGTCGTGCTCGGACGGGTTCGGGTTCTTGGTGAGAAGCGCCTCGGCGGCGACGATGAAGCCCGGCGTGCAGATGCCGCATTGGAGCGCGGCGTGTTCCAGGAACTTCGTCTGGACGGCGGTCAGGTTCCCGCCCTGGGCGATGCCTTCGATGGTGCGCACCGACTTGCCCTCGACCTCGACGGCGAGGACGAGGCAGGAGTTGACGACGCGGTCATCGAGAATCACCGTGCACGCGCCGCAGTTGCCGTTGTTGCAGCCTTCCTTGGAGCCGGTGAGCTCCAGCGTGTTGCGGAGCACTTCGAGGAGGCTCTGCCGAGGCTCGCACAGGATTTCGACCGATTCGCCGTTGACCTGGAACCGAACGATACGCTTTGCCATCAGGCAGCCTCCTGCGCGCGCTGGATCGCTCCGAGGAGCGCCCGCTTCGTGAGAACGC is a genomic window containing:
- a CDS encoding (2Fe-2S)-binding protein; translation: MAKRIVRFQVNGESVEILCEPRQSLLEVLRNTLELTGSKEGCNNGNCGACTVILDDRVVNSCLVLAVEVEGKSVRTIEGIAQGGNLTAVQTKFLEHAALQCGICTPGFIVAAEALLTKNPNPSEHDVRLGLAGNLCRCTGYDKIVRAVLDAAAVMRQEA